From Erigeron canadensis isolate Cc75 chromosome 8, C_canadensis_v1, whole genome shotgun sequence, one genomic window encodes:
- the LOC122611294 gene encoding AAA-ATPase At2g18193-like — protein sequence MSRTFPEMPTPSSLLSAYASITTSIMLFRTMFDQLFPPQIRRYIIDTFRFYWRPKSSKLTLVFEEKNGLTIDHMFSACEAYLCSKISPDSNRLRVTKDVKEKHINIKFAESEEVADSFKDIPVKWNYVRKQSHQKHGGDNGSMYEYHESGIPMKSSSISERKYIELKFDKQYKEEIIGSYLPLILKNHQELENKKKVVKLYKLQSYGGGGHGSFKQSMNLDHPSTFDTLAMDPEAKKGIIDDLDLFLNRKDYYKRVGKAWKRGYLLYGPPGTGKSSLIAAMANYVKFDIYDLQLSNVGGDSALIELLLQTSNRSILVIEDIDCSIQLPDRNGIVPVKSHGSKYVRGPQFSLSGLLNFIDGLWSCCGDERIIIFTTNNKDKLDPALLRPGRMDKHIHMSYLTFGGFTTLAANYLNIHGDHWRFKEIKELISCKKVTPAEVAEKLMMSDDVEVVLEELVKFLKLEKMEEGETNTLPNEAEK from the exons atgtctAGAACTTTCCCTGAAATGCCAACCCCTTCTTCCTTGTTATCGGCTTATGCCTCAATAACAACCTCAATCATGCTCTTCCGTACAATGTTCGATCAGCTGTTTCCACCACAAATTCGACGTTACATTATCGACACCTTTCGTTTTTACTGGAGACCAAAATCATCAAAACTTACTCTTGTTTTTGAAGAGAAAAATGGGTTGACCATTGACCATATGTTTTCTGCCTGTGAAGCCTATCTTTGTTCCAAAATCAGCCCTGATTCTAACCGCCTCAG GGTTACTAAAGATGTGAAAGAAAAGCATATTAACATAAAGTTTGCTGAATCTGAAGAAGTCGCCGATTCGTTCAAAGATATCCCGGTTAAGTGGAACTATGTTCGTAAGCAATCACATCAAAAGCATGGCGGCGACAACGGTTCAATGTATGAATACCATGAGTCTGGGATTCCAATGAAGTCCAGCTCCATTTCTGAGCGAAAATACATTGAGTTAAAATTTGACAAACAATATAAAGAAGAAATCATAGGAAGTTACTTGCCATTGATACTAAAAAACCATCAAGAACTTGAAAACAAGAAGAAAGTTGTCAAGCTTTACAAGTTACAATCATACGGAGGTGGAGGACATGGTTCGTTTAAGCAGTCAATGAATCTCGACCATCCATCAACGTTTGACACGTTGGCAATGGATCCAGAGGCAAAAAAAGGGATAATTGATGATTTGGATTTGTTTTTGAATAGAAAGGATTATTATAAAAGAGTCGGGAAGGCGTGGAAAAGAGGGTATTTGTTGTATGGTCCGCCTGGGACAGGAAAATCTAGTTTGATTGCGGCTATGGCAAATTATGTGAAGTTTGATATTTACGACTTGCAGTTGTCAAATGTTGGGGGTGATTCGGCTTTGATAGAACTGTTGCTACAAACGTCGAACCGGTCGATTTTGGTTATTGAAGATATTGATTGTAGCATACAGTTGCCTGATCGGAATGGAATTGTTCCTGTTAAGTCTCATGGATCAAAATATGTTCGCGGTCCCCAG TTCTCTTTGTCGGGGCTTTTAAATTTCATCGACGGGTTATGGTCATGTTGTGGAGATGAAAGGATCATAATCTTCACCACAAACAACAAAGATAAACTTGACCCGGCTTTGCTTCGACCAGGAAGGATGGACAAGCACATTCACATGTCATACTTGACTTTTGGAGGATTCACAACATTAGCTGCTAACTATCTCAACATTCATGGCGATCATTGGCGATTTAAGGAAATCAAAGAGTTGATCAGTTGCAAAAAGGTTACCCCAGCTGAGGTGGCAGAGAAACTTATGATGTCTGATGATGTGGAGGTTGTTTTGGAAGAATTGGTGAAATTTTTGAAACTTGAGAAGATGGAAGAAGGTGAAACTAATACATTGCCAAATGAAGCAGAGAAATGA